TCCAAGCTGTACATTCACGGCAAGAGAAAGTATTTGACGAAGTAGTAGATAGAGTGGAGTGTCATTAGGTGGGTTCGCTTTATACTATCGCGGCTCAATATCTGCCTTTTATTAGAAAGAAGCCAGCGCTGAGCCGCCAACAAGCGCTCAAGACTCGGCCTATCAGGAATCCGCTGGTTGAATGGACGAAGGACGAACTGGGTGAGGTAAGCTTGTTTATTCCTAGGCGAAAAGACCGCATAGCGCGGATTCTGTGTTGGCTGTTTCGTGCGCCTGAAAAGCGCGAGATTGTGCTTGGTGAAGTCGGCGGCTTTGTCTGGGAGCTCTGCGATGGTGAACACAGCGTTGATTCGATAGTTTCAGCAATCACCAGTCGGTATAAGATTACACGACGAGAAGCAGAAGCGTCGGTGGGCGTATACCTGAAGATGCTAGCCGACCGAAAGCTTCTTGGTTTTCGAGTTGGAGGCAGTGGCAAGAAAAATGAACAAACCAGTCGAAAGTAAAGAAATTGGTCGGCAAATTCAGCTTCCATTGAGCAAAGCTTTCAGGATTAGCCTGACAAGTATAAGAATCAGATTTTGGCGCTCTATGATTACAGCTGGCGGCATATTTTTGGGAATCGCATTTCTTGCGTCAGTGCTTACGACTGC
The genomic region above belongs to Armatimonadota bacterium and contains:
- a CDS encoding PqqD family protein encodes the protein MGSLYTIAAQYLPFIRKKPALSRQQALKTRPIRNPLVEWTKDELGEVSLFIPRRKDRIARILCWLFRAPEKREIVLGEVGGFVWELCDGEHSVDSIVSAITSRYKITRREAEASVGVYLKMLADRKLLGFRVGGSGKKNEQTSRK